In the genome of Suncus etruscus isolate mSunEtr1 chromosome 3, mSunEtr1.pri.cur, whole genome shotgun sequence, the window ggcGGGCgtttgtggtttttaggtcacgcCCCACTGCCccactaagggcttactcctggagggactAAGGGGATGCAGTGAAGGAGatggatggaacctaggatagctgAACTTAAGGCAAGCCCCTTAACAACTCTACTATCACTTTGACTTTACATAAGGTAAGCACACACGTCAATATATTTAAATCATCTCAAGACTTCTTAGAAGAGCTAATATAAAGTATATGCTATGCAAATAGTGGATGTGTTATCTAGAGAATAATTCCTaaagaaaatgtctttatatAAAAGCACGCAACCCTCGGGGGCTTTAGTCCATAGCCAGAATTTTTAGCCTTCACTGAAAAACCCTCAGAAGCAGAAGATCTAAGAGGTTGCACCCACTGGTAGAGCCAAACATTAAAATTCCATGACAAATCCAATGATACCACTAATTAACATTCTAGGTTATGATACGCTGATTaacattctttataaatttttctaatgATCCAGAAAACTGGCTATAGAGAGGTGGTAGTTCTCCATTTAAGGGCAGTAGAACCTTATTCCTGAATAAACGCTGCAATCTCCAGAATTAATGCCCCCaggaaaagacaaaaagcaaatctctttcctttctggtcTCCAGGGGCCTCACTCACAGTTAATCTGATTTCCTTCTGAAGTCATATTCAAGATGTGAACTTCCAGCCCACCTCTCCTATAACTAAACTCTAAATGCTGCCTGTTTCTCTCCACTTGGGTCTAAGACAAAAACTCatcccctgggcccggagagatagcacagcggcgtttgccttgcaagcagcagatccaggacctaaagtggttggttcaaatcccggtgtcccatatggtcccccgtgcctgccaggagctatttctgagcagacagccaggagtaagccctgagcactgccgggtgtggcccaaaaaccaaaaaaaaaaaaaaaaaaaaaccaacaaaaaactcatccccagtatcccatatggtccagagagtactgccaggagtaattcctgaatacaaagttaggagtaattcctgagtatcactagtctagcaaaaataaatacataaattaaattaaattaaattaaacttaacTCAACTACAAGAGCACATGAAGGAGACCTGGATTGCACACCTGTAccacatcccctgagcactgccagaagcactgagccaggtagaggggttgggggggagggacATCTGAGCACTATGGactgtcaaaacaaacaaaacagccaTTCATAAAGGGGAAACTAAATAGTATCTACACCCCATGAAGAGAAAACTTGTTTCATATTCAAACAGCTaagaaacaaaacttttgtaTGTTCTTCATTATCAAAAGTATAATTGCAAATGATCCATAGTGAATAGAATAGTGTTgcaacgggggccggagagatagcatggaggtaaggcgtttgcctttcatgcaggaggtcatcggttcgaatcctggcgccccatatggtcccctgtgcctgccaggagcaatttctgagcctggagccaggaataacccctgagcactgccgtgtgtgacccaaaaaccacacacacacaaaaaaagaatagtgttgtagcaatagtacagtgggtagggcatttgccttgcatgcagcctacccaggttcgatccccagtaacctctatagtcccctgagtcttgtcaggagtgatccctaaggacagagccaagtcctgagcacctctgagtgtaaccactcaaacccccaaataaacaaataagccaTAATAAACTAATCATATGCTTAGATCACAGCCCAGGAGCATGTGAGTGGCACTTCTGAGAATGGACTTTGGAGACCAGCAGTGGCAGCTCTCAGGACTCCTCAGAATTATAACATTCCACCCCCCCCTCAAAGGAAAATGCAACACTCTTCAAGGAGAGAGGCATTCCATCCTCCCACCACAAACTGCCAAAGTTCATTCTTGCTTTTATGTGCCTAGCCTCTTTCTTCTTAATAAGCCCTCAAGGCAtatgagaaagaagagagagttgGTGGGAGGGAAAGCCAGACACGagtgatagacagacagacaataTGGGCAGTGAGTCCAGTCCCTGGAAACAAACCTCTTCCTGGCACTAACTAGCTAAGTGATTTAAACAAGCTAGATGACCTCCCTGTACTTCACAGTCCTACTGCATCCCACGAATCATGGAACTCACAGCTCCAGGATTAAATGGTAAATATGTGTACAGTCCAGCTAAGGTCTCAGCACATAAGGCTGTATACTTGTCAGTACTGGGTGATCCAGTGTGCTGTTTTATTTGTGGGTGTATATGAGCATGAGTGGGTGTGATGAGGggaataccagagatcaaacctagggtcTCTTATATGAGAGCCATGTGTGATTGACTACTGAGCCATATCTCTGGCCTCCAACTGACTCTTCTTATAGGTGAGAACTAGCTCTATTTAGAATGCCCTTGGCCCTTGGCTCTTGGCTACACTAACTAGAAAAAGAATGGGACCTATTTGCCCAAGCACTGGAAAAGAGGAAGGAGTAAGGATGTGCAGCTTGAGACACAGCAGCCATCCTGCAGCAGTGTGGAAAGATAATTTGCCAGGATAGTACATTGTACATTTTCTCAGGCTGCAGTCTAAACATAAAGCAGACAATAAGGCAGAGACACAAAAACAATGTCCTGGTGGCCTCCAGTCTCCCTCAGGCCGAGTTCCTTTTCTCTGGGGGTTTTGATCAACCAATAAGTAAACTTTAGTGTTTAGCACTGAGCTTTTTGTCACGTTAATCACAGCTTTAAAGGGAGCAGGGGCACcaaatttggtgtgtgtgtgtgtgtgtgtgtgtgtgtgtgagagagagagagagagagagagagagagagagagagagagagagagagagaagggggggagagagagagggagggagggagagaaacagagagagagagagagacagagagagagagagagagagagagagagagagagagagagagagagagagagagagaacagcaagGTGGGCATTGAGGAGTGAACTGGAAGGATGCTTGATGCTTGTTTTGGTGCTCCAGGATCTACAAAGAGTCACCTCATGTGGGCGACTTCAAATCCCCACCCTGACAGCCTCTGCCTGGGGACATCTGTAACTTAGGGCCACAGGTGGAGGTGGTGATAGAGGACAGTTAACAGTGCTCCCAGAAGCTCCTTTCATCCCCTCAAGACACAGCACAGTTCAGAGAAAAAGCAAGTCACCTGGAAAATAAGGGCCTTGTCACTGGGCAGAAGGGAGCCAAGCCAAGAACGTGGCACTTTTCACCATTTCCAGGAAATTTCCAACCAGCTTGTCCTCAGCTTGCTTCAAGCAAGGCTCCCAGCACTAGGATTCATGGGTTGCTGTGACAGCTGGCTCaagtctctctccttctcttcccatCTTCCACAGACTCTCTGAGCACATTTCCCTTCTTGCCCCAGCCATGCATCCAACAAGCACTTTGCTGGCACAGATCACTGACTTTAGGGACTAACACACAACCTCCACCATGGCTGGTACCATGCTCAGACTTAAGGATGTTCCCCGTGTCCCAGGGGCACATAAAAGGGGAAGCCATGGGCAGGAAGAGAAGGGGGCCACAATGAGTCAGCAGTAGAAGATGTCAGAATATACTGGAACACCCACTCTCTGGTCTAGTCAGGATAGCAGGAAGAGACTGTTGGGAACAAGATAGGAAGCTGGTGTGGGCCAGATTGGGGTAGCCTGATGTGAACTGAACCCTGAGTGCACAGAGACCACCAGAAGGCTGGGAGGTGGCACTTCCAGGGGTGGACCCGGTCCTGAGGAACTGGTGGGTACAGGAGCAAGAATCCACTAAATGGGGCAAGCAGGAGCGTTGCAAAATCCACAGAGCCCAGATATGGAATCAGGATGAAACATGCAGTTGGAGAGTTGGGTCAGTAAGAAATACAGTCAAGGGGTGACACAGAGAGTCACTGGCATCCCCTCCCTGCCCCAGGACAGTGATTCTCAAACGCAGTTTTCTACCCAAAACATTCGACCATAGGGCAGATATATTTCCCATCCAAGCTGCTGCCTACCAGCTGGCAGTGGTAAAAGGGAGCAAGAGTGGCAAAGCTGCTGCAGCACACCCCCTCCCCGTTTTAGTACTATGTTCATCAACAGCATGGTAGGTCACTCTACTCATCATAAAATTGCAAAAGAGAGACACCAGGCCTGAGCTCTTTGCTTCTCTCACTTCCAAAACTGGATGTTTCTAAAAAGCCACACATAACTCAAGAGCTGAGcaatggggcctgagagagagcatgaaggtaaggcatttgccttccatgcagaaggatggtggttcgaatcctagcatcccatatggttccctgagcctgccaggagtgaactctaagcatacatccaggagtaaaccctgagtgctgccgggtgtgaccccaaaaccaaaaaaaacaaaacaaaactgagcgAAGCAAAATACATCTTACTACATGGCTAGAACAAATAGAACAAATATAGTACAACATGACTCGTCCTGCAACCCACAGTCATCAGGATGAATGTTAATGAGAAGCACTTGTCCTTGACCTTGGAAGGCCCAAGGGCCTGGCCTCTTTTGCTGCTTCACTGCAAGCACATGCTGAGGAGAGAATAGACCTCCATGGAACTTTCCAAGTTAGCTTCTATTTGGGCGTGAGGAGGGTTCTGCCATGCTCCAGGCTTACTATTGGCTCAGTAGCCAAGGATCATTCCTATCGCTCCTggcaatgttggggattgaatctggacaggccatgtgcaaggcaagcaccttcccaagCCCTATCTCTGgctttctgttctttatttctacCATCTGTTCCCGTCCCCTTTTTTAGAGCTGGGCAactcttgctgtgctcagggcttattcctggatctatactTAGGGACCACTCTTGGCACTATCTGGGATGTAGGGGGTTGAGCCCCAGGTCAGCatatgaggcaagcaccctatccactgtactgtcttgcTGGCCACTTCATCCTTGGTTGTATAGAAGGAAAGTCACTTTAAGGATAAATGAATTTGGAGATAGGAAGGAGCAATGCCACAATTCTCAGGAAATAACAAATACTCCTGTgaagcaaaccaaaccaaaaactgtACCTCCATTCTTTTTACTTAAGTCTGTGTATAAACCCAAGAGATCTCAACTTGCCAATAATTCATACCTGCCATTTACCTCTGCCAATTCTCCAGGAATCCTCCCAACTACCCAATTCACTGTCTACATCCAATGTCCTCTCTTCCTAACCTGTCCTCAGGATCTCCACTTTCCCAGTAAGCAGTACCTACCCTGCTCACCTATTCCTCACCCTGCGCCCATCATCCTGGCCCGGATCACAAAGCCCTGTGCTTGCAACCAATGAAACAGTCCATTTCTAGTTCATTTGCCAACTCCAAAATCCAAGAGTTGAGGATCCCTACATTCTGGAAGTAAAAACTGACTTCACAGAAAGGAAATTCCAGTTATTTCCTTAAAATTGAAATAATCGGGGgtcggagagctagcacagctggtagggcgtttgcctagcatgcagccgacccaggatggacggtggttaaaatccctgcatcccaaagcgtccccagtgcctgccaggagcgatttctgagcgcagagccaggagtaacccctgagcgccgccgtgtgtgacccccaaacaaacaaacaacaacaacaaaaccacctTAAATAATCGTATGAATAGATAGCAGCAGGGCTCTCCAGTTTCAGGCTCAGACGCCTCCCCCTGCACCACCCTACAGAATCCAATGCCTGTCACCTCTGGGCCTCAACCTAGACACAATGCAGAAGGAGAAGGCTGGGGTGGGCCACCCAGACTGCAGAGTTGACAAAGTTGGGGTTCTCCGGGGGGCCACGGAGTCCTCTGGAAATGTGAATTCCAGCAAccgcagggtggggtggggagagcaAGGATGGGCTTGGGTGGAACTCCTGGAGCCCTCTGGGCGCTGGATGCTTCGCACCCGCTCGAGTCTCTCTGGGATGCTGGTGCAGCATCTAGAGTCCAGGCTGTGCCCGGGAGGCCGGGTGCGCGAAGGGCGCTGAAGGGCCGGGCCATCCCAGCGCACATCCCCGCCCCGCACAGCAGTGGGGTCGGGCAGCCCCCCCAAGCCACGCCACACCGCGACTCACTGGCGGTAGGGGTCGTGGAAAGGCAGCGCCAGCCAGGCGCCGTGCAGCTCCCGCATGAAGTCCCGCATCTCCCGGGCGCTGCCGTCGGCCGACACGAACACCACCTCGAAGGGCGCGGGGGGCCGCCGCTCGCCCACGAGCTGCGTGTAGAAGGCGCACAGCAGCGGCGTGAAGTCGCGGGACGGGGCGCAGCGGCCCGCCGCGAAGTACAGCGCCACCACCTTGTTCTGCAGAGCCGCCTCGGCCTCCACCGCCGCGCCCTCGCGGGTCACCAGGGGCCGCCCGCCCAGCACGTCCACCATGGCGCGGGGCTCCGGCGCGGGCGGCCAGCGAGGAAAGCGCAAAAGCCAAGCGGCGCGAGTCCAGCGGAGCCTCCGCGACACGCCCGCGACCCCGATCCCCGCGGGACTCCGCCACGCCCACTCGTCAGCCAAGCCCGCTCGCCCGACTCGCCCAATCACGTTGCCGGCCCCGCCCCGACAAGCGTGGGCCACGCCCATAACCAGACACGCCCACTTTCCTTCGCACCGCCCACTTTCCTTACTTGCCCAATCACGTTGCCAGCCCCGACCTGGCCCGCCCCTGACAAGCGCAAGCCACGCCCACTTTCAGGCACACCCACCACACCCCGCCACGCCCACTTTCCTGACTGGCCT includes:
- the NXNL2 gene encoding nucleoredoxin-like protein 2, with the protein product MVDVLGGRPLVTREGAAVEAEAALQNKVVALYFAAGRCAPSRDFTPLLCAFYTQLVGERRPPAPFEVVFVSADGSAREMRDFMRELHGAWLALPFHDPYRHELRTKYRITITPKLVVVKPSGEVITDKGRKQIRERGLACFQTWVEAADIFQNFSA